One segment of Metallosphaera cuprina Ar-4 DNA contains the following:
- a CDS encoding NADH-quinone oxidoreductase subunit D has product MEIDIVPVSGELNVGPQHPGSGHMRIFVKLNGDIIEDAEIDPGYVHRAVEKLSENRNYIHLIPLVERPAILDSVNMNLGYVLAVEKILNVDVPERAQYLRSFAAEVSRISSHLYGMGILAIFIGHSTGFMWGFGDREPWVQILEALTGARITNSYVIPGGVRRDLTPTVIEMTKKAIVYMRKKMKDWEKIFLNNPNIRARLEDVGVMTREQAIEWGAAGPNLRGSGVYYDVRKFEPYGAYSKLDFEIPVYKEGDGYARTLVRFEEIEQSLRIIEQIIRDIPQGQILSDRFFKQIPPTRLKKWWEGQRRIVMPGYYASFRPPKGEAISRVEAGRGELVYYVMSDGSAKPYRLRMITPSYRSIYVMKNLLKGARYADLVSIYGSLDYFPPEADR; this is encoded by the coding sequence ATGGAGATAGATATAGTCCCAGTGAGCGGAGAGCTCAACGTAGGTCCGCAACATCCCGGATCAGGGCACATGAGAATATTCGTAAAGCTTAACGGGGACATTATAGAGGACGCTGAGATAGACCCTGGATATGTGCACAGAGCTGTAGAGAAGCTAAGCGAGAATAGGAACTACATTCATCTGATTCCTTTAGTGGAGAGGCCGGCTATCCTTGACTCAGTTAATATGAACCTAGGTTACGTCTTAGCGGTGGAGAAAATATTGAACGTCGACGTTCCGGAGAGGGCTCAGTATTTGAGAAGCTTTGCCGCTGAGGTTAGCAGGATCTCTAGTCATCTTTACGGTATGGGGATATTAGCTATATTTATAGGGCACTCAACAGGTTTCATGTGGGGTTTTGGGGACAGAGAGCCCTGGGTTCAAATTTTAGAAGCTTTGACCGGAGCTAGGATCACAAACTCTTACGTTATTCCAGGAGGAGTTAGGAGAGATCTAACGCCTACAGTCATCGAGATGACTAAAAAGGCGATAGTTTACATGAGGAAGAAAATGAAGGACTGGGAGAAGATATTCCTCAACAATCCTAACATTAGGGCCAGATTGGAGGACGTCGGAGTTATGACCAGGGAACAAGCCATTGAGTGGGGGGCCGCTGGACCCAACCTAAGGGGATCCGGCGTATATTATGACGTAAGGAAATTCGAACCTTACGGGGCTTACTCGAAGCTTGACTTTGAAATCCCTGTGTATAAAGAAGGAGACGGATACGCCAGAACTCTAGTAAGGTTTGAGGAAATAGAGCAGAGTCTAAGGATAATAGAACAGATAATAAGGGACATCCCACAGGGTCAGATACTTAGCGACAGGTTCTTCAAGCAGATACCTCCTACCAGACTTAAGAAGTGGTGGGAAGGCCAAAGGAGAATAGTCATGCCAGGCTATTACGCGTCTTTTAGACCACCGAAAGGGGAGGCAATTTCCAGAGTTGAGGCAGGTAGGGGAGAACTCGTTTATTACGTGATGAGTGACGGCTCAGCCAAGCCATATAGGTTGAGGATGATCACCCCCTCGTACAGGTCAATTTACGTTATGAAGAACCTGCTTAAGGGGGCTAGGTATGCTGATTTGGTTTCCATCTACGGAAGTCTAGATTATTTTCCCCCAGAGGCTGATAGATAA
- a CDS encoding sugar phosphate nucleotidyltransferase: MVSAIILAGGWATRLRPLSLTKPKPLFPVLGRPILDYTLDSLDRAGIQDIYISLRVMADKIIKHVENQGRKVKFVIEDEPLGDLGPLKLISETNNLDDEVLVIYGDVYMEVDFNEILSVYRSMDCEATLLSAQVNNPQRYGVLYTEGDKLIQIVEKPSNPLSNSINAGVYVFNKKLFSMISGKSIARHFLPKLLQKGCVSVYKYNGVWADIGIPSDYLRLNFELLRRRYPRGYISEKALIDERTNLTPPYFIMDNVKIRNSYVDSNTILHTGVTVLEGSYISESLVMNNAEIGQSSFLKNVIVGDNSKIGRWNHIREGSILGEEVITGDGVLLNKETVVLPYKEISDPVYKERRIIL, from the coding sequence ATGGTTTCCGCTATAATTTTAGCGGGTGGTTGGGCTACTAGGTTAAGACCTTTGAGTCTGACTAAGCCCAAGCCTCTCTTCCCAGTGCTTGGTAGGCCTATCCTTGACTACACCTTGGACTCCTTGGATAGGGCAGGGATTCAAGACATATACATTTCTTTGAGGGTGATGGCTGATAAGATTATAAAACACGTAGAGAATCAAGGGAGAAAGGTGAAGTTCGTCATTGAGGACGAACCTCTAGGCGATTTGGGACCGCTGAAGCTAATTTCGGAAACGAACAACCTAGACGACGAGGTTCTAGTAATTTATGGAGATGTGTATATGGAGGTTGACTTCAACGAGATCCTCTCTGTCTATAGAAGTATGGACTGCGAGGCTACTCTTTTATCTGCTCAAGTTAACAATCCACAAAGATATGGCGTCCTATATACCGAGGGTGATAAGCTAATTCAGATCGTTGAGAAGCCTTCTAACCCCCTCTCAAATAGTATTAACGCTGGAGTATACGTTTTTAATAAGAAACTCTTCTCTATGATAAGCGGAAAATCTATAGCTAGACATTTCCTCCCTAAATTGCTTCAAAAAGGTTGCGTCTCTGTATATAAATACAATGGAGTTTGGGCTGACATAGGTATTCCTTCAGATTACTTGAGACTTAACTTTGAACTGCTCAGGAGGAGGTACCCAAGAGGATACATATCTGAGAAGGCCTTGATAGATGAGAGAACTAATTTAACTCCGCCTTACTTTATTATGGACAACGTAAAGATAAGGAACTCCTACGTTGACTCAAACACTATCCTTCATACTGGGGTAACGGTACTGGAGGGGAGTTATATAAGTGAAAGTCTAGTCATGAACAATGCGGAGATAGGTCAGAGCTCCTTTCTTAAGAACGTGATTGTTGGTGACAACAGCAAAATAGGAAGATGGAATCACATCAGGGAGGGCAGCATATTGGGAGAGGAAGTCATAACGGGAGACGGTGTGCTTCTAAACAAGGAAACTGTAGTTTTACCTTATAAGGAAATATCAGACCCAGTTTATAAGGAGAGGAGAATCATACTATGA
- a CDS encoding DUF2175 domain-containing protein has translation MNRPETKWTCDLCKNKIYWDELFTFTSKKAVVHYTCFREKASKTPKVEPTQLEVVLDMLEDELKDITIYKQKISLIKEEEIRKTLEQAEKDAEKNSALLTRMVEKFSGVLE, from the coding sequence ATGAACAGACCAGAAACAAAATGGACATGTGATTTATGTAAGAATAAAATATATTGGGATGAACTTTTTACTTTTACTAGTAAAAAGGCCGTAGTACACTATACGTGCTTTAGGGAGAAGGCTTCAAAGACACCTAAGGTAGAACCTACCCAGCTCGAGGTTGTCTTGGACATGTTAGAGGATGAGTTGAAGGACATAACGATCTACAAACAGAAAATAAGTTTAATTAAGGAAGAGGAAATTAGAAAAACTCTAGAACAGGCTGAAAAGGACGCTGAGAAGAATTCGGCCTTGTTGACTAGAATGGTAGAGAAGTTCAGTGGAGTTTTAGAGTAA
- the ndhC gene encoding NADH-quinone oxidoreductase subunit A: MSLTQAVLSFGLPFLLVLLAGYGTYKLLVVALSRNPNPLKTARFEAGNIPTGEGRLWFPLQYYGYLLVYTTLEPIVVILFLAAAVPFYNNFILFRNLLIVLGSFVILMYPILYYAIRQINVLTYWGLRR; encoded by the coding sequence ATGAGTCTAACTCAGGCTGTGTTATCATTTGGGCTACCATTCCTGCTAGTGCTGTTAGCAGGATATGGTACGTATAAACTCCTAGTGGTAGCTCTTTCCAGAAATCCAAATCCTCTTAAAACAGCTAGATTCGAAGCGGGCAACATACCTACAGGGGAGGGGAGGCTGTGGTTCCCTCTCCAGTATTATGGTTATCTTCTTGTCTATACCACACTGGAACCCATTGTGGTAATACTCTTCTTAGCTGCTGCCGTTCCTTTCTATAATAACTTCATATTATTTAGGAACCTTTTGATAGTTTTAGGCTCCTTTGTAATACTTATGTATCCGATCCTTTACTATGCAATTAGGCAGATCAACGTGCTTACATATTGGGGTTTGAGAAGATGA
- a CDS encoding Rossmann-like domain-containing protein has product MILQDMLSELSYDLKKRKVVNLCVGTSYTAVLLDDQSLGISITLTDGEIPEAGELQGMNAFEVASNIGNVMRRSVSLAVMNSITPSELKRGDPVELFQGGKICIFGYSPQQRVEGFAEVVSYDFSPQASKGAIPFSQFRSEVCDTAVIFGSSLVLNNVEKIVNNVRAKNLILNGVSSVMALNTLRRYGFTAVGKLVPIDKTRAFRTICEGGDARQVGKYLERMHVLLT; this is encoded by the coding sequence ATGATATTGCAAGACATGTTGAGCGAACTTTCCTATGATCTGAAGAAAAGGAAAGTGGTAAACTTATGTGTGGGAACGTCTTACACCGCAGTCCTACTTGATGATCAGAGTTTGGGAATATCTATAACCTTGACTGACGGGGAGATTCCTGAAGCGGGGGAACTTCAGGGAATGAACGCCTTTGAAGTGGCAAGTAACATTGGAAACGTGATGAGGAGAAGCGTATCGTTAGCTGTCATGAACTCAATCACTCCGAGTGAACTAAAACGAGGGGATCCGGTGGAGCTGTTCCAAGGAGGGAAAATCTGTATCTTTGGTTACTCACCGCAACAAAGAGTGGAAGGGTTTGCTGAGGTCGTCTCTTATGATTTTTCCCCTCAGGCATCTAAGGGGGCCATTCCCTTCTCCCAGTTCAGATCTGAGGTATGCGATACTGCTGTGATCTTTGGTTCGTCTTTGGTCCTAAATAACGTAGAGAAGATAGTCAATAACGTCAGGGCCAAAAACTTGATTTTAAATGGGGTCTCATCAGTTATGGCCTTGAACACTTTAAGAAGATACGGATTTACCGCTGTTGGAAAACTGGTTCCTATAGATAAAACGAGAGCCTTTAGAACTATCTGTGAGGGCGGTGACGCTCGTCAGGTTGGTAAATACTTAGAGAGAATGCACGTACTTTTAACCTGA
- a CDS encoding class II glutamine amidotransferase, whose translation MISPSGCGVFGILRKSHAQKISGDQVVKAIDIVSYRGSDKGAGFAVFNREEGNYYYLKAFFLGDPSKMRRVMENVGLQILDETFEAQDGGVCSCNYKVSIGNVAQLRRAVRNLNDMLWPEKRGRIYSMGRSLNIFKGVGYPKDISKIYDVGRYQGDMWLAHTRQPTNSPGSNPYWSHPFSSFDVAIVHNGDVSSFGANLEYLQSRGWSGFVGTDSEVMAFLFEELINEGLSVEEVSKILVNPSRRTSIISPHYDYLYRNARLDGPFTAVIGYDSGDDLYLIGLADRSKFRPVLIGEDEGYYYIASEESQIRLINPGAKVWTLSPGSYFIASLKRGIISYGREREEIISFSQPSFRTENYDIDASNVGYKDLNREILKVGKKEVKVINVMGHRFIGMTFPRAGLKVELYGVVGNAMANLNENNEFYVYGNVADDCCDTMHGGKVVIFGDARDVLAQTLQGGKVFVSGNAGNRVGIQMREYANMRPYLIIGGRVDDYLGEYMAGGVIVVLGLNHKGEKVGNFVGTGMVGGRIFIRGRVDPGRIGVQPSKVEITRLLKALKMEGLINEVDPSLSYIDLMKGLSGDARKFAKKLFEEKVGIPTYDYRELTEEEIKELLPVMREYDNDLRTNVKELLGEKFTVITPSKS comes from the coding sequence ATGATCTCTCCTTCGGGTTGTGGAGTGTTTGGAATCCTAAGGAAAAGTCATGCGCAGAAGATCTCCGGAGATCAGGTAGTTAAAGCTATAGACATAGTAAGCTATAGGGGGAGCGACAAGGGAGCGGGGTTTGCGGTATTCAATAGGGAGGAGGGGAACTACTATTACCTGAAGGCGTTCTTCTTGGGCGACCCCTCTAAAATGAGGAGAGTTATGGAGAACGTGGGACTTCAGATATTAGATGAAACCTTTGAGGCTCAAGACGGTGGGGTTTGTAGTTGTAATTATAAGGTTTCGATAGGAAACGTGGCGCAACTTAGGAGGGCAGTTAGAAACCTTAATGACATGTTGTGGCCAGAGAAGAGAGGAAGGATATATAGCATGGGAAGGTCTCTAAACATTTTCAAAGGGGTGGGGTATCCCAAGGACATATCTAAGATCTACGATGTAGGGAGATATCAAGGTGACATGTGGCTGGCCCACACCAGACAACCTACAAACTCTCCTGGTAGTAATCCTTATTGGTCTCACCCATTTTCATCCTTTGACGTTGCGATAGTTCACAACGGAGACGTGAGCTCGTTCGGTGCTAACTTAGAATACCTTCAGTCCCGGGGCTGGAGCGGATTCGTAGGAACGGATAGTGAGGTGATGGCCTTTCTCTTCGAGGAGCTGATTAACGAAGGGTTGTCAGTTGAGGAGGTATCTAAGATTTTGGTCAATCCGTCCAGGAGAACTAGCATTATTTCTCCACACTATGACTACCTATATAGAAACGCTAGGCTTGACGGACCGTTTACGGCGGTGATAGGTTACGATTCTGGAGACGACCTTTATTTGATCGGTTTGGCCGATAGGTCAAAGTTTAGACCTGTACTTATAGGAGAGGACGAAGGATATTACTATATTGCCAGCGAGGAAAGTCAGATAAGGTTAATTAATCCAGGAGCGAAGGTTTGGACTCTTAGCCCAGGATCTTACTTCATCGCCTCATTAAAGAGAGGGATAATTAGCTACGGAAGAGAAAGAGAGGAGATAATTAGTTTCTCCCAACCGTCCTTTAGGACGGAAAACTACGATATTGATGCCAGTAACGTAGGTTATAAAGATCTAAACAGGGAGATCTTAAAGGTCGGTAAAAAAGAGGTAAAGGTAATCAACGTCATGGGACACAGGTTCATAGGTATGACCTTCCCAAGGGCAGGTTTGAAAGTTGAACTCTACGGTGTAGTTGGTAACGCAATGGCTAACCTAAATGAGAACAACGAGTTCTACGTTTACGGGAACGTGGCGGACGACTGTTGTGACACCATGCATGGAGGTAAGGTAGTTATCTTTGGAGACGCTAGGGACGTATTAGCTCAAACGCTCCAAGGTGGAAAGGTCTTCGTGTCAGGAAACGCTGGTAATAGAGTAGGGATACAAATGAGGGAATACGCTAATATGAGACCTTACCTAATCATAGGGGGAAGGGTAGACGACTATCTAGGAGAGTATATGGCGGGTGGTGTCATAGTTGTCTTGGGTTTGAACCATAAAGGAGAGAAAGTTGGCAACTTCGTGGGAACAGGTATGGTGGGAGGAAGGATATTCATTAGGGGTAGAGTAGATCCAGGGAGGATAGGTGTTCAACCTAGTAAGGTGGAAATAACTAGATTGCTGAAGGCGTTAAAGATGGAGGGTCTCATTAATGAAGTGGACCCTTCCTTGTCCTATATTGATTTAATGAAGGGTCTGTCCGGCGACGCTAGGAAATTTGCTAAAAAGCTTTTTGAAGAGAAAGTAGGTATACCCACATATGACTATAGAGAGCTGACCGAAGAGGAAATAAAGGAGTTACTGCCCGTCATGAGAGAATACGATAACGACCTACGGACCAACGTTAAGGAACTTCTAGGTGAGAAGTTTACCGTTATAACGCCATCAAAATCTTAA
- a CDS encoding KEOPS complex subunit Pcc1, which translates to MYVKVRLELVTPFSKEMVDSLKADNIDLPHGMKIEMRNLEGKVEVCVEVELVDPKSVLTLRNTVDEILEHIELVDNVLKRST; encoded by the coding sequence ATGTACGTGAAGGTTAGGTTAGAACTGGTAACGCCTTTCTCAAAGGAGATGGTCGATTCTTTGAAGGCGGATAATATAGACCTTCCACACGGAATGAAGATAGAGATGCGTAATTTAGAGGGAAAAGTTGAGGTCTGCGTTGAGGTTGAGTTAGTTGATCCAAAGTCCGTCCTCACTCTAAGGAACACTGTAGATGAGATCTTGGAACATATAGAGCTCGTTGATAACGTCTTAAAGCGAAGCACATGA
- the thyX gene encoding FAD-dependent thymidylate synthase → MNLTTLNFKVRLVSYTKDGEKIIAIAAKMSRSRRGWDDHVDMSEDEVRTWVSDAILHGYWSVIEHSSYTFSIEGISRVASHQLVRHRIASYTQMSHRFAKPKDEFYRPVIPPSFKDDEGFQTSYREYIKALESGVPEEDARYLLPNGVNTNLVVTMNARELYNFFGLRLCSRAQWEIRAIAWKMLEEVKRVHPTLFRYAGPNCIIHENFIREEPITLEDEKEFVSQRCIEGVPRQGIWKCIRNSQSILNKR, encoded by the coding sequence ATGAACTTAACGACTCTCAATTTTAAGGTTAGGCTAGTCTCTTACACCAAGGACGGAGAGAAGATAATAGCCATAGCGGCAAAGATGAGTAGATCTAGAAGAGGGTGGGACGATCACGTTGACATGTCTGAAGATGAGGTAAGGACTTGGGTCTCCGACGCAATACTTCACGGATATTGGTCAGTCATAGAGCACTCCTCGTATACTTTCTCAATTGAGGGAATATCTCGTGTGGCCTCTCATCAGTTAGTGAGGCATAGGATAGCCTCGTACACGCAGATGTCTCATCGTTTCGCCAAGCCTAAGGACGAGTTCTACAGACCTGTGATCCCACCAAGCTTTAAGGACGACGAGGGATTTCAAACGTCGTATAGGGAATACATCAAGGCGTTAGAGTCTGGCGTCCCAGAGGAGGATGCAAGGTATCTTCTACCTAATGGCGTGAACACAAACCTTGTAGTTACGATGAACGCTAGGGAGCTTTACAACTTCTTTGGACTTCGTCTATGTAGTAGGGCGCAGTGGGAGATCAGGGCTATAGCCTGGAAGATGTTAGAGGAGGTCAAGAGAGTCCACCCAACCCTCTTTAGGTATGCAGGCCCTAACTGTATAATCCACGAGAACTTCATAAGGGAGGAGCCAATTACGCTAGAGGATGAGAAGGAGTTCGTTTCCCAGAGATGTATAGAGGGTGTGCCTAGACAGGGTATATGGAAGTGTATAAGAAATTCGCAATCAATACTTAATAAAAGATAG
- a CDS encoding NADH-quinone oxidoreductase subunit C: MSQKPIEIVVKVLQDRKIQVKAEGENRGSIEVEKTRLLEVATVLKEIGFDHVKSVTGIDYPEQGKFQVIYHVSSYDLNLGQVILALKTWATYKDPVVPSLLTVWGSVWTGERETYEMLGITFEGNPDMRRFFLPEDFEGVYPLRKSFKIRTEGLFVDKSA; this comes from the coding sequence ATGAGTCAAAAACCGATTGAGATAGTAGTGAAGGTCCTTCAGGATAGGAAGATTCAGGTTAAGGCTGAAGGCGAAAACAGAGGTTCAATAGAGGTGGAGAAGACCAGGCTATTGGAAGTTGCAACGGTCTTAAAGGAGATAGGTTTCGATCACGTGAAGTCCGTTACTGGGATAGATTACCCCGAACAGGGCAAGTTTCAAGTGATTTATCACGTTTCCTCATACGATTTGAATCTAGGCCAGGTTATTTTAGCGCTTAAGACCTGGGCCACCTATAAAGATCCGGTTGTTCCAAGTCTCTTAACCGTATGGGGAAGTGTATGGACCGGTGAGAGGGAGACGTACGAGATGTTGGGGATAACTTTCGAAGGTAATCCGGACATGAGAAGGTTCTTCCTTCCTGAGGACTTCGAAGGCGTGTATCCATTAAGGAAGAGTTTCAAAATCAGAACGGAGGGGTTATTCGTTGACAAATCAGCTTGA
- a CDS encoding sulfurtransferase TusA family protein, translating to MPQTFNLDLRGKSCDEFMVEISKVLVAMKPGDVLSLVADSDRILCTHQLLKNAPRYLFKGDVVNDHAEITIRRVR from the coding sequence ATGCCTCAAACATTCAACCTGGATTTAAGAGGAAAATCATGTGATGAGTTTATGGTTGAGATATCAAAGGTTCTCGTAGCTATGAAACCAGGCGATGTACTATCTCTGGTAGCAGATTCAGACAGGATACTATGTACACACCAACTATTAAAGAACGCACCTAGATATCTGTTTAAGGGAGACGTAGTGAACGATCACGCTGAAATAACAATAAGGAGAGTGAGATAA
- a CDS encoding superoxide dismutase, with protein sequence MSSSISFKKFELPPLPYKLDALEPYISKDIIDVHYNGHHKGYVNGINTFMDRFNKVIKGEVQAGQYDIQGLMRGIVFNVNGHKLHALYWDNMAPAGKGGGQPGGALADLIVKQYGSYERFKQIFTETANSLPGTGWTVLYYDTENGNLEIMTFENHFMNHIAELPILLILDEFEHAYYLQYKNKRADYVNNWWNVVNWEYSDKKLQKYMK encoded by the coding sequence ATGAGTTCTTCCATATCTTTCAAAAAATTTGAGTTGCCACCTCTTCCCTACAAGTTAGACGCATTAGAACCATATATTAGTAAGGACATTATAGACGTACATTACAACGGACATCATAAGGGATACGTAAACGGTATTAATACGTTCATGGACAGATTTAATAAAGTAATAAAGGGTGAAGTTCAAGCTGGCCAATACGATATACAGGGCTTAATGAGAGGTATAGTGTTTAATGTAAACGGTCACAAACTTCACGCCCTGTACTGGGACAACATGGCTCCTGCTGGCAAGGGTGGGGGTCAACCTGGAGGAGCTTTAGCGGATCTCATAGTGAAGCAATACGGTAGCTACGAAAGGTTTAAGCAAATCTTTACCGAGACCGCCAATTCGTTACCCGGCACCGGATGGACCGTTCTATATTACGATACTGAAAACGGAAACCTAGAGATTATGACTTTTGAGAATCACTTCATGAATCACATAGCTGAGCTCCCTATACTGTTGATCTTAGACGAGTTCGAACATGCGTACTACCTACAGTACAAGAACAAGAGGGCTGACTACGTTAACAACTGGTGGAACGTAGTTAACTGGGAGTACAGTGATAAAAAACTACAGAAGTACATGAAGTGA
- a CDS encoding FMN-binding glutamate synthase family protein, giving the protein MIIVNKYLPIPKQTESEFWTVDRVEHIRKLSMSAEPFEIFKSRRDSLRILDRVEFKIAESKVVKNPSASTGLSFSGIDMTSPLYLGDMSYGALSGNPNVAIAEAADITGTLAGTGEGGLHPDVAKHKRIFVQWASARFGVDVDVLNAGLGVVIKIGQGAKPGIGGHLPGSKVTEPISKTRRIPVGMDAISPAPHHDIYSIEDLGQRIEALKELTGKPVFVKVAATNYIPYVVSGIARMKADGVIIDGHGAGTGATPSVIRDNVGIPIELAVASADSVLRREGLRQNFTIIAAGRVADSTDAAKLIALGADIVSVGTGALIAMGCVMVHKCHIGSCPTALTNKIDGTRYMDLEFGTKMLVNFVRGFSLELSNILDNLNLSTISELRGRRDLLYGYGLSRDALEILGIRGEVEELNPKIGELWTKRRKNALHDLINKGEPSITSMGSTAPPDVEKPARILDWLRSDGAQVTRPSIDPYREDIDTSFLLKGGDIYISLPMMFDVNGANQEFTNAIAWASLALGTLVFTTNAIPSFEEISLSSDGKGVASWSNKYQPDSYIILEDMNELEELANEGEVPGFILDEDVIGEDLELIVSEADRRLKDAGVRNRYDLLAKSSKLRDSSDVFKLIALGSDTVIMPYSILEVAIGEGSKGNLKERAFNLIAGMRKEIALLAGSAGIYSIQSSLTGNRELLRAVNLNSYVARKIGVRQAGSL; this is encoded by the coding sequence TTGATTATAGTAAACAAGTACTTGCCTATACCTAAACAAACCGAGTCTGAATTTTGGACCGTAGATAGAGTTGAGCATATCAGAAAGCTTTCAATGTCAGCGGAACCCTTTGAGATCTTTAAAAGCAGGAGAGATAGCTTAAGGATCCTAGACAGAGTGGAGTTCAAGATAGCGGAATCGAAAGTGGTTAAGAACCCATCAGCTAGCACTGGTCTATCCTTCTCAGGAATTGACATGACTTCCCCACTGTACCTTGGGGATATGTCCTACGGGGCTTTGAGCGGAAACCCCAACGTTGCTATAGCAGAGGCAGCCGATATTACAGGGACTTTAGCTGGAACGGGAGAAGGAGGGCTTCACCCAGACGTCGCTAAGCATAAGAGAATTTTTGTTCAATGGGCCTCGGCTAGGTTCGGCGTGGACGTAGACGTGCTCAATGCGGGTCTCGGTGTTGTTATAAAAATAGGACAGGGAGCTAAACCAGGTATTGGTGGTCACCTTCCTGGAAGTAAAGTTACTGAACCAATCTCGAAGACGAGACGTATACCAGTGGGTATGGACGCCATTTCCCCAGCACCCCATCACGACATATACTCTATCGAAGACTTAGGTCAGAGAATAGAGGCCTTAAAGGAACTTACAGGAAAACCTGTCTTCGTCAAGGTTGCAGCAACTAACTACATTCCCTACGTTGTGTCTGGTATCGCAAGGATGAAGGCTGATGGGGTTATCATAGATGGTCATGGAGCGGGAACTGGGGCCACACCTTCCGTGATAAGGGATAACGTTGGCATTCCAATAGAGCTGGCAGTTGCTTCGGCCGACTCTGTTCTGAGGAGGGAAGGTCTTAGACAAAACTTCACAATAATAGCAGCTGGTAGAGTAGCTGACTCGACGGATGCGGCTAAACTTATCGCCCTTGGGGCGGATATAGTTAGTGTTGGAACTGGAGCTCTAATAGCGATGGGATGCGTTATGGTTCACAAGTGCCACATAGGATCGTGTCCGACAGCCCTAACCAACAAGATCGATGGAACAAGGTATATGGACTTAGAGTTCGGTACCAAGATGTTAGTTAACTTCGTAAGGGGATTCTCTTTAGAGCTATCAAACATTTTGGACAATCTAAATCTATCAACTATATCAGAGTTGAGGGGGAGGAGAGACCTCCTTTACGGCTACGGCCTATCTAGGGACGCCTTGGAGATATTAGGAATAAGAGGGGAGGTGGAAGAGTTGAATCCTAAAATTGGCGAACTCTGGACTAAGAGAAGGAAAAACGCTTTGCATGACCTGATAAATAAGGGTGAGCCCTCGATAACTAGCATGGGAAGCACGGCTCCGCCAGATGTGGAGAAGCCAGCTAGGATACTGGATTGGTTGAGATCAGACGGAGCCCAAGTGACTCGACCTTCAATAGATCCATACAGGGAGGACATAGATACGAGTTTCCTTCTTAAGGGTGGAGATATTTACATCTCCCTTCCTATGATGTTTGACGTTAACGGAGCAAATCAAGAGTTCACTAACGCTATAGCGTGGGCCTCTTTAGCCTTAGGAACTTTAGTCTTCACTACTAACGCCATCCCTTCCTTTGAGGAGATCTCCCTCTCCTCTGATGGTAAGGGGGTAGCGAGCTGGTCAAACAAATATCAGCCGGACAGTTACATCATTCTCGAAGATATGAACGAATTAGAGGAGTTAGCTAATGAGGGAGAGGTTCCAGGCTTCATATTGGATGAAGACGTAATAGGGGAAGACCTGGAGCTTATAGTATCTGAGGCTGATAGGAGACTCAAGGACGCGGGAGTGAGAAACAGATACGACTTGTTGGCGAAATCCTCAAAGCTGAGAGACTCCTCCGACGTATTCAAGCTAATTGCTTTGGGTTCTGATACTGTCATAATGCCTTATAGTATACTTGAGGTAGCTATAGGGGAGGGGAGCAAGGGTAACTTAAAGGAGAGAGCTTTCAACCTAATAGCTGGAATGAGGAAGGAGATAGCGTTGTTAGCAGGATCTGCAGGGATTTACAGCATACAATCTAGCCTAACAGGAAACAGGGAGCTACTAAGGGCTGTAAATCTCAACTCTTATGTAGCCAGAAAGATCGGAGTGAGGCAGGCTGGTTCCCTATGA